The Betaproteobacteria bacterium DNA window AGCTTCAGCAGCCTGGTGCCCAGCATCCCCCATATCAAGGCGGGCAGGCTGTATCCCATAGGCATCACCACGCCCAAGCGCAATCCTGCTGTGCCCGATGTGCCGTCAATCAGTGAAACGGTACCCGGTTACGCCGTGACTCATTGGTATGGAATCTGGGGCCCGAAGGGCATCCCCAAGAACATCGTCACGCGGATGAACCAGGAATTCGGCAAGGTCATACGCTCCGATGCGATCAGCAAGTGGCTCGCCAACGAAGGCATGATAGCGGCCGGTGGCCCGCCCGAGCAGTTCTTCAACCGGATCAAGAGCGACGTGGCGCAATGGAAAAGAGTGGTCAAGGAGGCCGGAATCTCCGTGAACAAATGACGGACGACTTGGGCGCCCAAGTCTAACCGCGCTCCAACAATGCGAGGAGGAGTATCGCCATGTTTCGAATCAGCTTGCGCCAACTTGGCACTACTGCGGTGTCGGTAGTCGCGCTCATGGCCATTGCGCTGATCGCGCCCGGGGCAGCGTTTGCGCAGAAGACCATCACCATCGTCATCCCCGAGGAACCGGATAGCCTGGACAACTGCAACAGCCCGCGATCGGCCGTGGGTCGGGTCATTCGCCAGAACGTCAACGAGACGTTGATCGAGCTCGACCCCAATGACAGCTCGCTCAAGCCGCGGCTGGCAACGTCGTGGAAGCAGGTAGACGCCACCACCTGGCGCTTCAATCTGCGCAAGGGCATCAAGTACAGCGACGGCACGCCGCTGACGCCCGAAGCCATCGCCAGTTCCATCGACAAGGCGCTGAGCCCGAAACTCGACTGCAACGCCCGCACCAAGATGTTCTCAGGCTTCACGATCAAGGTCGTGAAGGTCGACGATGCGACGATCGATATCGTCACCCCGCGTCCCGATCCCATTCTGCCGGTGCGCATGACGACGATGACCATCGGTGCTCCAAACGAGCCCATCAGAATCATGAATAACACCGTTGGCACCGGCCCCTACATGATCGACCGCTACACGGCCAATAGCGAGGTCGTGTTGAAGCGCAACCCGCATTACTGGGGCAAGAAGCCGCAACTCGACGGCGCCCGCTACGTGTGGCGCAA harbors:
- a CDS encoding peptide ABC transporter substrate-binding protein yields the protein MFRISLRQLGTTAVSVVALMAIALIAPGAAFAQKTITIVIPEEPDSLDNCNSPRSAVGRVIRQNVNETLIELDPNDSSLKPRLATSWKQVDATTWRFNLRKGIKYSDGTPLTPEAIASSIDKALSPKLDCNARTKMFSGFTIKVVKVDDATIDIVTPRPDPILPVRMTTMTIGAPNEPIRIMNNTVGTGPYMIDRYTANSEVVLKRNPHYWGKKPQLDGARYVWRKESAVAAAMVKVGEAHVATNISHQDATDPKTDFAYPNSETNYLRIESLVPPFTDKRVRQALNYAVDREGLHGAIIPKQAMIATQMVIPRIAGHNHALDKQRFEYSPERAKKLLAEAKAAGVKVDTPIDLLCRIN